One region of Macadamia integrifolia cultivar HAES 741 chromosome 11, SCU_Mint_v3, whole genome shotgun sequence genomic DNA includes:
- the LOC122092667 gene encoding plant UBX domain-containing protein 8-like — MARATRDAIETFTSITGASEAVAVQRLEEHGGDLNEAVNAYFNAGDRNITRRAPVAVSQNDFMDIDDPFGLQTQGPSLPLLSAARNLDPFSITDPTFPRSLFESRGASEFSSHAPFFSHPRNVREIPIDIKDGNDHPGHSGPSPTVEDVTGIAYTHDPEIHGQVIIDDEEDEGPPINPPAHTPGQNEREASFLGDSQYQVHVPSVPNVSSDYSNDIEEEMVRAAIEASKREAEEGYPNQQFPSDVEELGKLPSANGRQGFGSSGKGTSSQFKLEAGSSSVQEEAKDVEEQPLVKHRSRHVSSGSVESASDVGEMYSPPSSPRTHDVGTDRQRTGDTFPSDEWGGISSEEHDEAVMLEAALFGQIPEGSAYRFDVGSYTHRIPRSPSPTLTAQRLLREQQDDEYLASLQADREKELKAREEAEARRLEKEASRAAALQEERRKEEEARMKLLEEEEFERQLAAKEASLPQEPASDDDNAVTLLIRMPDGSRRGRRFLKSDKLQSFFDFIDVGRAVKPGTYKLVRPYPRRAFSDGESELSLGELGLTSKQEALFMELV, encoded by the exons ATGGCGAGAGCTACTCGAGACGCAATCGAAACTTTTACAAGCATTACTGGTGCATCCGAGGCTGTGGCGGTGCAGAGACTGGAG GAACATGGTGGTGATCTCAATGAAGCTGTCAATGCATATTTTAACGCAGGAGACAGAAACAT AACACGACGAGCACCTGTTGCAGTATCTCAAAATGATTTCATGGATATAGATGATCCATTTGGATTACAAACACAGGGACCTTCTTTGCCACTTCTATCTGCTGCTAGAAACTTGGACCCATTCTCAATTACTGACCCCACTTTTCCTAGAAGTCTCTTTGAAAGCAGGGGTGCTTCTGAGTTCTCCAGCCATGCACCATTTTTTTCACATCCAAGAAATGTTCGGGAGATCCCCATAGATATCAAGGATGGAAATGACCACCCTGGTCATTCTGGACCCAGTCCTACTGTTGAAGATGTCACTGGAATTGCATATACTCATGATCCTGAAATTCATGGACAAGTCAtaattgatgatgaagaagatgaaggtccTCCGATTAATCCTCCGGCACATACTCCTGGTCAGAATGAAAGAGAAGCTAGCTTTTTGGGTGACAGTCAGTATCAAGTGCATGTCCCAAGTGTTCCAAATGTAAGCAGTGACTACAGTAATGatatagaagaagagatggtcCGCGCTGCCATTGAAGCTTCAAAGCGAGAGGCTGAAGAGGGGTACCCAAATCAGCAATTTCCATCTGATGTAGAAGAGTTGGGAAAACTGCCATCAGCAAATGGGAG GCAAGGATTTGGTTCTTCTGGCAAGGGAACGTCAAGTCAATTTAAGTTGGAGGCAGGAAGCTCATCTGTGCAAGAAGAAGCTAAGGATGTAGAGGAGCAGCCATTGGTTAAGCACAGGTCCAGACATGTTTCTTCTGGATCCGTGGAATCTGCAAGTGATGTTGGAGAAATGTACAGCCCCCCTTCAAGTCCTAGAACGCATGATGTTGGTACTGATCGGCAGCGCACTGGGGATACCTTTCCCTCTGATGAA TGGGGAGGCATATCTTCAGAGGAACACGATGAAGCAGTTATGCTCGAAGCTGCACTTTTTGGTCAGATTCCTGAAGGTAGTGCATATCGTTTTGATGTGGGATCCTATACTCATCGGATACCACGTTCTCCTTCACCCACTCTAACAGCACAACGCCTACTGCGAGAGCAGCAG GATGATGAGTATCTTGCTTCCCTACAAGCTGATAGAGAGAAAGAATTGAAGGCCAGGGAGGAAGCTGAAGCCCGTCGATTAGAAAAGGAAGCTTCTAGAGCTGCTGCTCTTCAAGAAGAGAGGCGCAAGGAGGAAGAAGCTCGCATGAAATTGCTAGAAGAAGAG GAGTTTGAGAGACAGCTAGCTGCAAAAGAAGCTTCTCTTCCTCAGGAACCAGCTTCAGATGATGATAATGCTGTAACTCTTCTCATTCGGATGCCTGATGGTAGCCGACGTGGCCGTCGCTTTCTCAAGTCAGACAAGCTCCAG TCTTTTTTTGACTTCATTGATGTGGGTAGGGCCGTTAAACCTGGTACCTACAAACTG GTGAGGCCATATCCTCGGCGTGCTTTCAGTGATGGTGAGAGTGAATTATCTCTGGGTGAACTAGGTCTAACCAGCAAACAAGAAGCCTTATTTATGGAATTAGTTTAG
- the LOC122093695 gene encoding uncharacterized protein LOC122093695 — protein MSPRARDAYRPILLLLLILLTPLPTAEGFPYGQWRIAFSLAHSLMERVANLRASRGDLVGAARARSIAEKLEGGFRLGFWTRMWSMGLDYMRNYAWRGVEWSEMLGVASEIGKLLRDVNDLSRMKSDKDRAAWVLHNYQRILGVSKSLSRRFLRVFHQSGPLRELVLTIQKEVEEGLLSDCLELGTNDFKGFLQVAKDIASELYSTSERSDL, from the exons ATGTCACCAAGAGCCAGAGATGCCTATCGGCCTATTCTGCTATTACTCCTCATTCTATTGACGCCATTACCCACAGCCGAAGGTTTCCCGTACGGACAATGGCGAATCGCATTCTCTTTGGCTCACTCCCTCATGGAAAGAGTTGCCAACCTCCGTGCCTCCAGAGGAGATCTCGTAGGCGCCGCCAGAGCGAGAAGTATCGCAGAGAAGCTGGAAGGAGGGTTTCGATTAGGGTTTTGGACAAGAATGTGGTCAATGGGTTTGGATTACATGAGGAATTATGCCTGGAGGGGCGTGGAATGGAGTGAGATGCTTGGTGTGGCTTCGGAAATCGGCAAGTTATTGAGGGATGTGAACGATTTGTCTCGGATGAAATCGGATAAGGACAGAGCAGCTTGGGTTCTTCACAATTACCAGAGAATCTTGGGTGTTTCGAAATCTCTATCTCGTAGGTTTCTGCGAGTGTTTCATCAATCG GGTCCATTGAGGGAATTGGTGTTGACGATACAGAAAGAGGTGGAGGAGGGCTTGCTGAGTGACTGCCTTGAATTGGGGACGAATGACTTCAAAGGGTTCCTTCAGGTAGCCAAAGATATTGCTTCAGAGCTGTATTCCACTTCTGAACGAAGCGATCTTTGA
- the LOC122093103 gene encoding pentatricopeptide repeat-containing protein At3g12770-like, with translation MNQTPQKWARTVITQELFHWNSAIAQNASQNPHYSLSLYKQVQAKGISPNNFTFPPLLKACATLGCLRSSQQIHAHVARRGLACDRFTLAALIDAYGKCANAVDASQVFEEMPQQTVDLVSWTALLSAFSSNGHTREAFKAFSRMRHSEDRECSKGDVVSKCALISACTVAHDLNYSHHGRAVHGLSLKYGFELNTRLANSLVHMYSEFAAMDIALKVFDGIPIECRDVVSWNTLISGFAMNGEPERALQTFEHMISLKSVTVAPNRVTIIALLKSCSELGCVERSRWVLNYVSDHHSSLLSNDIVVLTALIDMHSRCGNLEWARRIFDGVEEKNVVCWSAMIAGYEQNSCPEEALQLFYKMLLEEYSEVVEVQPNAVTMMTALAACAALGSSRLGKVFHKYAVSTGLDRDARVASALIDVYAKCGDIEPARQIFTEMDDSSKTLVSWSAMIGAEGLHGEGRCAIHLLSEMRTFGFRPNEVTYISVLSACSHSGLVEEGKSCFSSMVREDGVLPTAKHYACMVDLLGRAGQLDEAYDLIQGMPVEADVAVWGSLLAACHLHGNSDLGKVIEKQILNLDTQAVGHRVLLANIYEDAGRWDDVIRMRVDLKRSGLRKIAGQSFLDVGGEVYSFVAEDRFHPESDKIYDELNALDVKVKKAAKFARERYTEGEEDDIEEIIARCMYHSERLAIAYGLMIMNRSSSSSSNDRNNSERAKETSTNPIRITKNLRVCRDCHFYTKLVSKVTKRELIVRDARRFHHFKDGCCSCQDYW, from the coding sequence ATGAATCAAACACCACAAAAATGGGCAAGAACCGTCATCACCCAGGAGCTCTTCCATTGGAACTCTGCAATTGCTCAGAATGCCTCCCAAAATCCCCACTATTCCCTCTCCCTCTACAAACAAGTGCAAGCAAAGGGTATCTCACCAAACAATTTCACATTCCCACCCTTACTGAAAGCCTGCGCCACTCTTGGCTGCCTTCGCTCCTCACAACAAATACATGCCCATGTCGCCCGCCGTGGCCTTGCTTGCGACAGGTTTACCCTCGCCGCCCTCATCGATGCTTATGGCAAATGTGCCAATGCCGTTGATGCGAGCCAAGTGTTTGAAGAAATGCCACAACAAACAGTGGATCTCGTTTCATGGACTGCTCTCCTGTCTGCTTTCTCTTCGAATGGTCATACCAGAGAAGCTTTTAAAGCATTTTCACGGATGAGACATTCAGAAGATCGTGAGTGCTCCAAGGGCGATGTAGTTAGCAAATGTGCGCTTATATCGGCCTGCACTGTCGCCCATGATTTGAATTACTCGCACCATGGCCGAGCTGTTCATGGGCTTTCCCTGAAGTATGGGTTTGAATTGAACACCCGACTGGCAAATTCTCTTGTACATATGTATTCTGAATTTGCAGCGATGGACATTGCGTTGAAAGTGTTTGATGGGATTCCAATCGAATGTAGGGACGTGGTCTCATGGAATACTTTGATTTCTGGGTTTGCAATGAATGGAGAACCAGAACGAGCATTGCAAACATTTGAGCATATGATATCACTGAAGTCGGTGACAGTAGCACCAAACAGAGTGACCATTATTGCCCTCTTGAAGTCTTGCTCGGAGCTGGGTTGCGTGGAGAGGTCTCGATGGGTGCTAAATTACGTATCTGATCATCATTCCTCACTCTTATCTAATGATATTGTGGTCTTGACAGCCTTAATAGATATGCACTCCAGGTGCGGAAATTTGGAGTGGGCAAGAAGGATCTTTGACGGAGTTGAAGAGAAGAATGTGGTCTGTTGGAGTGCCATGATTGCAGGATATGAGCAGAACTCGTGCCCTGAAGAAGCTCTCCAGCTTTTCTATAAAATGCTACTGGAAGAATATAGCGAGGTTGTTGAAGTCCAACCAAATGCAGTCACCATGATGACTGCCCTTGCAGCCTGTGCAGCTCTTGGTAGCTCTAGGCTAGGGAAGGTATTTCACAAGTATGCTGTGTCCACAGGACTAGACCGTGACGCCCGAGTTGCTTCTGCACTCATTGACGTGTACGCAAAATGTGGGGATATAGAGCCTGCAAGGCAGATTTTCACTGAGATGGATGATTCGAGCAAAACTTTAGTTTCATGGAGTGCCATGATTGGAGCTGAAGGTCTACATGGGGAAGGACGCTGTGCCATTCATCTTTTATCTGAAATGCGGACCTTTGGATTCCGACCCAATGAAGTTACTTACATTTCAGTTTTGTCTGCTTGTAGCCATTCTGGTTTGGTTGAAGAAGGTAAGTCCTGTTTTAGTAGCATGGTGAGAGAAGATGGGGTCTTGCCTACTGCAAAACACTATGCTTGCATGGTTGATCTCCTTGGCCGAGCTGGTCAACTTGATGAGGCATATGACCTCATTCAAGGAATGCCTGTTGAAGCTGATGTAGCAGTGTGGGGTTCTCTGCTTGCCGCTTGTCACCTTCATGGAAATTCTGACCTTGGAAAAGTCATTGAGAAGCAGATTTTAAATTTGGACACGCAAGCTGTGGGGCATCGTGTGCTATTGGCAAACATATATGAGGATGCAGGTAGATGGGATGATGTAATTAGGATGAGAGTTGACTTAAAAAGGAGTGGATTGCGGAAGATTGCAGGGCAGAGCTTCCTTGATGTTGGAGGTGAAGTGTATAGCTTTGTAGCAGAGGATCGTTTTCATCCTGAATCTGATAAGATATATGACGAACTAAATGCTCTTGATGTAAAAGTGAAGAAAGCTGCCAAGTTTGCCAGAGAAAGATATACTGAAGGTGAAGAAGATGATATAGAAGAAATAATTGCAAGATGCATGTACCACAGTGAGAGATTGGCCATAGCTTATGGGTTGATGATAATGAACAGAAGTAGCTCCAGTAGCAGCAATGATAGAAATAACAGTGAAAGAGCCAAAGAAACTTCAACCAATCCCATTCGGATAACAAAAAACCTTCGTGTTTGCAGGGATTGCCATTTCTACACAAAACTAGTATCCAAGGTCACAAAGAGAGAGCTTATTGTGAGAGATGCCCGACGTTTCCATCACTTCAAAGATGGGTGCTGTTCGTGCCAGGATTACTGGTGA